A segment of the Streptomyces sp. XD-27 genome:
GGTGTGGGCCAGTACACGGTGCGGTTCCCGAACATCGGCTCCGCGGCGGGGCATGTGCAGGCCACCGCGTACGGGGATGTGCAAGCGCGCTGCAAGGTCGCCAACTGGTATCCCTCCGGATCCGCCCAGCTCGTCAACGTCCGCTGCTTCACCCTCAGCGGCGCCCTGCGCGACACCCGGTTCACGCTGACCTACACCCGTGGCACGAGCATCCTCCGTACGGCGCCCGCCGCGTACGCCTGGGCGAACCAGCCCACCTCGGGCTCGTACACGCCGGCGACGGCGTACCAGTACAACTCCGCCGGATACACCAACCGGATCACGCGCCACGGCGTCGGCGTCTACCGCGTCTGGACCCCCGGGATGCCCCTGGGCTACGGCGATGTCCAGGTCACGGCCTACGGCTCCGACTCCAGGCACTGCAAGGTGGACTACTGGACGCCGAGCACCGGCATCCAGGTGCGGTGCTACACCGCCTCGGGGGCACCGGCCGACACGTACTACGACGTGTCGTTCGCACGGTGAGCGCGGCGTAGGCCCCTGTCCCGGCCTCGCGCTTCCGGCCACGGCCGGGAGCGCGAGGCCGGACTCCGTTCCGCAGAGCGACAAGGGAGAATCGCTCTGGCATCGGCACGGAGAAGAGAGTCACATGGGACAGCGCAGCGCACGGCGGGAACAGGGGCAGCGGGAGCCCGACCCTGTGGAAGCCGCGCTGTCCGCGCTGCGGTCCGCGCCGGACGACCGTCTCGAGGACGCGCTCGACGCCGCCGCCTCCGCCCTCACCGCCGCCCCCGGGGGCTGGGAGGCGGTGAGTCGGATGGTGGTCGCGGCCGCCGAGCGGGGCGTACGGCGGTGCTGGGACGGCGGCTGGCAACCCGCTGACCTGGTGCGGATCGTCCGGCGGGAGCGGGGCGCCGCCCCGGTCCGGTTCATCACCGACATGATCGCCGCCGAGGCGCGGCGGCAGCCCGCGCGGGGGACGGACGCACGGAAGGTGGACGCGCGCTGGGCGGGGCAGCTGCGTGAGCTGGACGCGCGGGTGTGGTGGGACGGCGACGGCGCGTACCTGGACGGGTTCGCCCGGCGGGAGCGGCCGACGAGCCGGTTCGAGACGGCGTCGTGTGTGCTCGACGTTCTGCGGCTGATCGGGCGGCTGCCCCGGATCACTCCGGTCGGGCGACCGGCGCAGCGGCGGCAGGGTGACGAGCCGCGCATGCTGGGCCGGGTCCGCGCGCTGCTCGCCAAGGCCGAGTCCACGTCCTATCCCGAGGAGGCGGAGGCGCTGTCCGCCAAGGCGCAGGAGCTCATGGCCCGGTACAGCATCGACGAGGCGCTGGTCGAGGCCGACGCGCACGGCGGGCCCGGGACCTGTCGGATCGGCGTCGACGCCCCGTACGAATCGGCCAAGGCCCTGCTGCTCGACGCCGTGGCGGAGGCCAACCGCTGCCAGGCGGTCTGGGCGAGTGAGCTGGGTTTCTCGACGGTCGTCGGCTTCGACGCCGACCTGGAGCACGTCGAGCTTCTCTACACCTCGCTCCTGCTCCAGGCCACGACCGCAATGCGCCAGGCCGCCGACGACCACCACGCGCGCGGCCGTGCCCGCCGTACCCGGAACTTCCGCGAGTCCTTCCTGATCGCCTACGCGGGCCGCATCCGCGACCGCCTCGCCGCGGCGACACGGCAGGTCACCGAGCAGGCCATGGGCACCGACCACGTCCTGCCCGTGCTCGCGGCGCGGGAGGTGGCCGTGGGCGCGGCGACCGAGCGGATGTTCCCGGACACCACGGCACACCGCCTCAAGTGCCGCGACGCGGAGGGCTGGGCCCACGGCACGGCCGCCGCGGACCGCACGGAACTGCCGTAGCGGTATCCGCGCCGTGGGCCCGGGAGGGCCGGCGGCCGCCGGCCCTCGAGTCGCTCGGAGTTCCGCCATGCGAACACCCTCGCGACCGGCGGCCTCTGCTCTAGGCTGCGGATGACTCAAGATCTACTTCATCGCGCCACCGCGCACCTCTCGACCCGGGAGCATCCATGCCGCACATCGTCGTCGACTACTCCGACCCGCTCTCCGCGGCGTTCGACCGCCGCGCCTTCGGCCTCGCGCTGCACCCGCTCGTCGCCGACCTCCTCGAGGCTCCCATCGACACCTGCAAGACGCGCTTTCGAAGGATCGAGGAGGCGTTCATCGCCGATGGCTCCCCGGATCAGGCAATGGTCCACATCGAGCTGGCGATACTCTCCGGCCGGACCCCGGAGGCCAAGCGCGAGCTGTCCCGTGCCGTGCTGGACCTCGCCCGCAATCACGTCCCCGTCCCCGCCGGTGCCACCCTCACCCTCACGGTCGATGTGACCGAACTGGACAGGGAGTGCTACAGCAAGCAGGTGGTCACCTCGCTGTCCTGATCCGACGGGCGGCGCCCTGCAGCCGGGCCCGCTCCTCCGGGGCCGGTGAACGCGGCACCGGTCGACCAGGGGTCGCCCGCTCTCCGTTCACCCGTGAGGAGGAGCCGGGCTCGGCGCGGCCACTCCCTTGGGCCCGCGACTGGCACGCTGTGGTGGCATGACCACTGTCAGCAACACCACACGCGCCGCGATCGTCGAGGAATTCCAGCGCATGGACGCCGACGGCGACGAAGCCGTCGACCTCTCCGACTTCCTGCGCGCGCCCCGCAAACTCCTCGCCGCGCTGAACATCCCGGAGGACGCCCCCAAGGCCCAGGCCCTGCTGCGGGCCAACGAGACCCAGTGGGCCTCCTTCCTCTCTCTGGGCGACGCCGACGGCGACGGGGTCCTCACCTCCGACGAGTACGTGGCCACCCGCACCTCACCCGAGTTCCATTCCCCCGACCGTCCGGGCAAGGGCGAGGTCTGCCAGACCCTCTTCGCCGTCCTCGACAGCGACGACGACGGCACCATCAGCCAGGACGAGTTCCTCCGCGCGGCCGATTTCCTGTGCATGCCGCCGGCCAAGGCGTCGTCCTACTTCGCGACGCTCGACGGCGACGGCGACGGACGGCTGAGCGCCGCGGAGTTCCTGAAGGCGGTCAAGCGCTTCTACACGAGCTGACGAGCTGACCAGCTGACGCGCTGACCAGGGCGTACAGCAGTCGGTGGAGGCCACCCGTCGCCGGGAGGCCTCCACCCTGTGTGCCGGCGGGGCCGGCTGCCTGGACGTCGTGTCCGTGAAGGATCAGACGAGGTCGAACCGGTCGAGGTTCATGACCTTGTCCCACGCCGCGACGAAGTCGTTCACGAACTTCTCCTTCGCGTCATCGCTCGCGTAGACCTCCGCGAGCGCGCGCAGCTCGGAGTTCGACCCGAAGACGAGGTCGGCCCGGCTGCCGGTCCACTTGACCTCCCCGTGGCGGCGTCGCGGCCCTCGAACGTGTTCGCGTCCTCGGACGTCGCCTGCCACGTCGT
Coding sequences within it:
- a CDS encoding DUF2786 domain-containing protein gives rise to the protein MGQRSARREQGQREPDPVEAALSALRSAPDDRLEDALDAAASALTAAPGGWEAVSRMVVAAAERGVRRCWDGGWQPADLVRIVRRERGAAPVRFITDMIAAEARRQPARGTDARKVDARWAGQLRELDARVWWDGDGAYLDGFARRERPTSRFETASCVLDVLRLIGRLPRITPVGRPAQRRQGDEPRMLGRVRALLAKAESTSYPEEAEALSAKAQELMARYSIDEALVEADAHGGPGTCRIGVDAPYESAKALLLDAVAEANRCQAVWASELGFSTVVGFDADLEHVELLYTSLLLQATTAMRQAADDHHARGRARRTRNFRESFLIAYAGRIRDRLAAATRQVTEQAMGTDHVLPVLAAREVAVGAATERMFPDTTAHRLKCRDAEGWAHGTAAADRTELP
- a CDS encoding 5-carboxymethyl-2-hydroxymuconate Delta-isomerase, whose product is MPHIVVDYSDPLSAAFDRRAFGLALHPLVADLLEAPIDTCKTRFRRIEEAFIADGSPDQAMVHIELAILSGRTPEAKRELSRAVLDLARNHVPVPAGATLTLTVDVTELDRECYSKQVVTSLS
- a CDS encoding EF-hand domain-containing protein, with the protein product MTTVSNTTRAAIVEEFQRMDADGDEAVDLSDFLRAPRKLLAALNIPEDAPKAQALLRANETQWASFLSLGDADGDGVLTSDEYVATRTSPEFHSPDRPGKGEVCQTLFAVLDSDDDGTISQDEFLRAADFLCMPPAKASSYFATLDGDGDGRLSAAEFLKAVKRFYTS